A window from Hymenobacter volaticus encodes these proteins:
- a CDS encoding helix-turn-helix domain-containing protein, protein MKEHDPLEVLPALLTLPQFRWLLNTILDEKLKPLFALLQADQQQSQAEYLTTKQALDLLHLSKPTLNKLRRLQIINSYYSSDKRVLYKRSELIAYLESHK, encoded by the coding sequence ATGAAAGAACATGATCCTCTTGAAGTGTTACCAGCCCTGCTAACGCTTCCGCAATTCAGGTGGCTTCTCAATACTATTCTGGATGAAAAACTCAAGCCTCTGTTCGCTTTGTTGCAGGCTGATCAGCAGCAGAGCCAGGCCGAGTACCTCACCACGAAACAGGCGCTTGACCTGCTGCATCTGTCCAAACCAACTTTGAACAAGCTGCGTCGATTACAGATCATTAACTCTTACTATAGTTCTGACAAGCGTGTGCTCTACAAACGGAGCGAGTTAATAGCTTACTTAGAGTCACACAAGTAA